The following are encoded in a window of Chryseobacterium sp. genomic DNA:
- the pncB gene encoding nicotinate phosphoribosyltransferase, producing the protein MTNSVRLRSLLDNDFYKITMQNAVVKLFPNERVRYRFINRGNHHFPEGFDAELRKAVDAMAELKLTREEKDYLRITCPYLDLPYLDFLGGYHYDPSEVHIRQQGSDLEVTVEGQWYRTILWEVPLLALISELHYELNKMEREADDTVQQKALLKVEGLERLQVKYAEFGTRRRHSYKVHDLVMNALTRNSSSGFTGSSNVHFAMKYGVKPIGTHAHEWFMFHAAEYGFKMANAVSLEHWVDVYRGDLGVALSDTYTTEVFFSQFDKKFAKLFDGVRHDSGDPIEFAEKTIAHYNKHGINPLFKYIIFSDGLDMDKVAEITQACRGKIGISFGIGTNLTNDAGVKPMNIVMKLTGVKSQSGDWVPTVKLSDEPGKHTGELRMINLAKEFLNITG; encoded by the coding sequence ATGACAAATTCTGTACGGCTGCGCTCCCTACTAGATAACGACTTCTATAAAATTACCATGCAGAATGCGGTGGTGAAGCTGTTCCCAAATGAAAGGGTTAGATATCGGTTTATTAACCGCGGCAACCATCACTTCCCTGAGGGTTTTGATGCCGAACTCCGGAAAGCCGTAGATGCGATGGCTGAACTGAAACTAACACGCGAAGAAAAAGACTACCTCCGGATTACCTGTCCTTATCTGGACCTTCCCTATCTCGATTTCCTGGGCGGCTACCATTATGATCCGTCGGAAGTTCACATCCGGCAGCAGGGCAGTGATCTGGAAGTCACTGTAGAAGGCCAATGGTACCGCACCATCCTTTGGGAGGTCCCGTTGCTGGCGCTTATTTCTGAACTGCATTATGAGCTGAACAAGATGGAGCGTGAGGCTGATGACACCGTGCAGCAGAAAGCATTACTGAAGGTGGAGGGACTGGAAAGGCTACAGGTAAAATATGCCGAATTCGGTACACGGCGCCGGCATTCGTATAAAGTGCATGACCTTGTCATGAACGCGCTTACCCGTAACAGCAGCAGCGGATTTACGGGATCCTCAAATGTGCATTTCGCAATGAAATACGGCGTAAAGCCTATTGGCACTCATGCTCATGAATGGTTTATGTTTCATGCAGCAGAATATGGTTTCAAGATGGCCAATGCGGTCTCACTGGAACATTGGGTGGACGTATACCGTGGCGACCTTGGCGTAGCCCTGTCCGATACTTATACTACGGAAGTTTTCTTCAGCCAGTTTGATAAGAAATTTGCCAAACTTTTTGACGGGGTACGTCATGACAGTGGCGATCCAATTGAATTTGCAGAAAAAACCATTGCCCATTACAACAAACATGGCATCAACCCGCTGTTTAAATATATTATTTTTTCAGACGGGCTCGATATGGACAAAGTTGCTGAAATTACCCAGGCCTGCAGGGGCAAAATAGGGATTTCGTTCGGAATCGGTACCAATCTTACAAATGATGCGGGTGTAAAGCCCATGAATATCGTGATGAAGCTGACAGGTGTAAAATCCCAAAGCGGCGATTGGGTACCCACAGTGAAACTTTCAGATGAACCTGGAAAGCATACCGGCGAATTACGGATGATTAATTTAGCGAAAGAATTTTTAAATATAACTGGCTAA
- a CDS encoding Dps family protein — MNNPDIIGLEKTDINPIAEKLNELLANYSVFYQNTRGAHWNIKGSDFFTLHPKFEELYDNLVLKIDEIAERILTLGATPKHNYSDYLTISTIKESNEVSDGNKCVQNILASFKILIDMQRELLDMTEKAGDEGTNSQMSDYITEQEKEVWMYNSFLGK; from the coding sequence ATGAACAATCCTGACATCATCGGGCTGGAAAAAACCGACATTAATCCTATTGCAGAAAAACTGAATGAATTGCTGGCCAACTACTCGGTATTTTATCAGAACACCAGAGGAGCCCACTGGAACATCAAGGGCAGTGATTTTTTCACCCTTCATCCAAAATTTGAAGAACTTTATGATAATCTGGTTCTTAAAATCGACGAAATTGCGGAAAGGATTCTGACACTGGGCGCCACTCCCAAACACAACTATTCAGATTACCTCACTATTTCGACAATCAAAGAAAGCAACGAAGTCTCGGACGGCAATAAATGTGTTCAAAACATCCTGGCATCATTTAAAATCCTCATTGATATGCAGAGAGAACTTCTGGACATGACAGAAAAAGCAGGTGACGAGGGAACCAACTCACAGATGAGTGATTATATAACGGAGCAGGAAAAAGAGGTATGGATGTACAATTCCTTCCTCGGCAAGTAA
- the rpsL gene encoding 30S ribosomal protein S12, translating to MPTIQQLVRKGRATLAKKSKSAALDSCPQRRGVCTRVYTTTPKKPNSALRKVARVRLSNGKEINAYIPGEGHNLQEHSIVLVRGGRVKDLPGVRYHIVRGALDTAGVSGRTQRRSKYGAKRPKPGQAAAAPAKGKKK from the coding sequence ATGCCTACTATTCAACAATTAGTAAGAAAAGGAAGAGCCACGCTTGCCAAGAAGAGCAAATCGGCTGCCCTTGATTCTTGTCCACAAAGACGCGGTGTTTGTACGAGAGTATACACCACTACCCCAAAGAAACCTAACTCTGCACTTAGAAAAGTAGCAAGGGTAAGACTTTCTAACGGGAAGGAGATCAACGCCTACATCCCGGGCGAAGGACATAATCTTCAGGAGCACTCGATAGTATTGGTGAGAGGCGGAAGGGTGAAAGACCTACCGGGAGTACGTTATCACATTGTAAGAGGTGCTTTAGACACTGCAGGTGTGAGTGGAAGAACTCAGAGAAGATCCAAGTACGGAGCTAAGAGACCAAAACCAGGTCAGGCAGCTGCTGCACCAGCAAAAGGTAAAAAGAAGTAA
- the rpsG gene encoding 30S ribosomal protein S7 produces MRKTKAKKRPLLPDPKFNDQLVTRFVNNLMLDGKKSIAFKIFYDALELVEAKKGETEKTALEIWKDALTNVMPHVEVRSRRIGGANFQIPMPIRADRKISMAMKWLIKYSKARNDKSMAQKLAAEVIAASREEGAAYKKKTDTHRMAEANKAFSHFKF; encoded by the coding sequence ATGAGAAAGACGAAAGCAAAAAAAAGACCGTTGTTACCGGATCCAAAGTTTAATGATCAGCTGGTAACAAGATTTGTAAATAACCTGATGCTTGACGGTAAGAAGTCAATTGCATTCAAAATTTTCTACGATGCGCTTGAGCTTGTAGAAGCAAAAAAAGGTGAAACTGAAAAGACTGCCCTGGAAATCTGGAAAGATGCACTTACCAACGTGATGCCTCACGTTGAGGTTCGTTCCAGAAGAATTGGTGGTGCTAACTTTCAGATCCCAATGCCCATCAGAGCCGACAGAAAAATTTCTATGGCGATGAAGTGGTTAATTAAATACTCTAAAGCAAGAAACGACAAGTCTATGGCTCAAAAGCTGGCGGCTGAAGTTATCGCTGCGTCCAGAGAAGAAGGTGCTGCTTATAAAAAGAAAACAGACACTCACAGAATGGCTGAAGCAAACAAGGCATTTTCACACTTTAAATTCTAA
- the fusA gene encoding elongation factor G: MARDLTLTRNIGIAAHIDAGKTTTTERILFYSGKNHKIGETHEGGATTDWMEQEAERGITITSAAVTVDWKFPTEQGKPLPDAKNYHFNIIDTPGHVDFTVEVNRSLRVLDGLVFLFSAVDGVEPQSETNWRLADNYKVARMGFVNKMDRQGADFLNVCKQVKEMLGSNAVPIVLPIGDEADFKGVVDLVKNRAIVWHDDNHGSTFDIVDIPAEMMDEVKQFRAQLIEEIAAYDENLLEKFMEDENSITEEEIHSALRAATLDMSIIPMTCGSSFKNKGVQFMLDAVCRYLPSPMDKEAIDGTDPRTDEPISRKPSVSEPFAALAFKIATDPFVGRLAFFRAYSGRLDAGSYVLNTRSNSKERISRIFQMHANKQEPIEFIEAGDIGAAVGFKSIKTGDTLCDEKHPIVLESMVFPDPVIGIAVEPKTKADQDKMGNALAKLAEEDPTFQVKTDEASGQTIISGMGELHLDIIVDRMRREFKVEVNQGQPQVEYKENLTMTANHREVYKKQSGGRGKFADIVFELSPADDNKPGLEFINEIKGGNIPKEFIPSVEKGFKEAMKNGPLAGFEVEGIKVTLKDGSFHAVDSDQLSFELAAKLGFKEAGKKAKPVIMEPIMKIEVVTPEEYMGDIVGDLNKRRGTVNGMDDRNNAKVIKGFVPLSEMFGYVTTLRTLSSGRASSSMEFERYEAAPTNVAEEIIAKAKG, translated from the coding sequence ATGGCAAGAGATCTTACACTAACAAGAAACATCGGTATCGCTGCGCATATTGACGCAGGGAAAACCACCACTACAGAAAGGATTTTATTTTACTCCGGTAAAAACCATAAGATTGGGGAAACTCACGAAGGTGGAGCAACTACCGACTGGATGGAGCAGGAAGCTGAAAGAGGGATCACAATTACATCTGCAGCAGTAACCGTAGACTGGAAATTCCCAACTGAGCAGGGTAAGCCACTTCCCGATGCGAAAAACTATCATTTCAATATCATCGATACCCCGGGGCACGTGGACTTTACCGTTGAGGTAAACCGTTCGCTTCGTGTACTGGATGGACTAGTATTCCTTTTCTCCGCTGTAGACGGTGTGGAACCTCAGTCTGAAACCAACTGGAGACTTGCAGACAATTACAAAGTTGCACGTATGGGCTTTGTGAACAAGATGGACCGTCAGGGTGCTGACTTCCTGAATGTTTGTAAGCAGGTGAAAGAAATGCTTGGTTCCAATGCGGTGCCAATCGTACTTCCAATTGGTGATGAGGCAGATTTCAAAGGTGTGGTAGATTTGGTTAAAAACCGTGCGATTGTATGGCACGATGATAATCATGGTTCTACTTTTGACATCGTAGACATCCCTGCGGAAATGATGGACGAAGTGAAGCAGTTCAGAGCTCAGTTGATCGAAGAGATCGCTGCGTACGATGAGAACCTTCTTGAGAAATTCATGGAAGACGAAAATTCCATCACTGAAGAAGAAATTCACTCCGCACTTAGAGCAGCAACTTTGGATATGAGCATCATTCCAATGACTTGCGGTTCTTCATTCAAAAACAAAGGTGTACAGTTCATGCTGGATGCTGTTTGCCGTTACCTTCCTTCACCAATGGACAAGGAAGCGATAGACGGAACAGATCCAAGAACCGACGAGCCTATCTCAAGAAAGCCTTCCGTTTCTGAACCTTTCGCAGCATTGGCGTTCAAGATCGCTACCGACCCCTTCGTAGGACGTCTGGCATTCTTCAGAGCTTATTCAGGAAGACTGGATGCCGGTTCTTACGTTCTTAATACAAGATCAAACAGTAAAGAGAGAATCTCCCGTATCTTCCAGATGCACGCTAACAAGCAGGAGCCAATCGAATTTATTGAGGCTGGAGATATTGGTGCAGCGGTTGGATTTAAATCCATTAAGACCGGTGATACACTTTGCGACGAGAAACACCCAATCGTTCTTGAATCTATGGTGTTCCCGGATCCGGTAATCGGTATCGCTGTTGAGCCAAAAACCAAGGCTGACCAGGATAAAATGGGTAACGCTTTGGCTAAACTTGCTGAGGAAGATCCTACTTTCCAGGTTAAAACTGACGAAGCTTCAGGACAGACGATTATCTCCGGTATGGGTGAACTTCACCTGGACATTATTGTGGACCGTATGAGAAGAGAGTTCAAGGTTGAAGTAAACCAGGGACAACCTCAGGTAGAGTACAAGGAAAACCTTACCATGACTGCAAACCACAGAGAAGTTTACAAAAAACAATCCGGTGGACGTGGTAAATTTGCTGATATCGTATTCGAACTTTCTCCGGCTGATGACAACAAGCCAGGTCTTGAATTCATCAACGAGATTAAAGGTGGTAACATTCCTAAGGAATTTATCCCTTCTGTAGAGAAAGGTTTCAAAGAAGCGATGAAAAACGGACCTTTGGCCGGATTTGAAGTTGAAGGTATTAAAGTGACGCTTAAAGACGGATCCTTCCACGCGGTGGATTCTGACCAACTTTCTTTTGAACTTGCTGCGAAGCTTGGTTTCAAGGAAGCTGGTAAAAAAGCGAAGCCTGTGATCATGGAGCCTATTATGAAGATTGAAGTGGTAACTCCTGAGGAGTACATGGGTGATATCGTAGGTGACCTTAACAAAAGACGTGGTACTGTAAACGGTATGGACGACAGAAACAATGCAAAAGTTATCAAAGGTTTCGTGCCGCTTTCTGAAATGTTCGGATACGTTACAACGCTTAGAACACTTTCTTCCGGTAGAGCTAGCTCTTCCATGGAGTTTGAAAGATACGAAGCTGCTCCAACCAACGTTGCTGAAGAGATCATTGCAAAAGCAAAAGGTTAA
- the rpsJ gene encoding 30S ribosomal protein S10: MSQRIRIKLKSYDYNLVDKSAEKIVKTVKATGAVVNGPIPLPTNKRIFTVLRSPHVNKKAREQFQLSAHKRLMDIYSSSSKTVDALMKLELPSGVDVEIKV; encoded by the coding sequence ATGTCACAAAGAATCAGAATAAAATTAAAATCTTACGATTACAATTTGGTAGATAAATCTGCTGAGAAGATCGTAAAAACGGTAAAGGCTACCGGTGCTGTAGTAAACGGTCCGATCCCATTGCCTACGAACAAAAGAATCTTTACAGTTCTCCGTTCGCCTCACGTAAACAAGAAAGCAAGAGAGCAGTTCCAGCTTTCAGCCCACAAAAGGCTGATGGACATTTACTCCTCTTCTTCCAAAACTGTAGATGCCCTAATGAAATTAGAGCTTCCTTCAGGAGTTGACGTAGAAATTAAAGTGTGA
- a CDS encoding GLPGLI family protein codes for MLKVFLLCVFFGTGILYSQETRSTIEVKYLVTFLSDSTNVNSSQQELTSLLIGNEVSSFKRLQKAKYDSLTDAEVTRSVAEAKGGRAIINIGKYPPAKFKPETYKSGPDVTVYDELMKTVYSFPLEKQIVWEILEETKMIGGYRCNSAKASFNGRNYVAWFAKDLPFNVGPYVFKGLPGLILEVYDSQRFYVFTLAAVNRVSKSIVIPSAIGTTYEKFSRARANFYNDPVGVFESATRLRIPANQRERVNTMHKSYNNQIY; via the coding sequence ATGTTGAAGGTTTTTTTGTTGTGTGTGTTTTTCGGCACCGGCATTTTATATTCGCAGGAAACAAGATCAACTATTGAAGTTAAGTATCTTGTTACTTTCCTTAGTGACAGTACCAATGTGAACAGCAGTCAACAGGAGCTTACTTCTTTGTTGATCGGTAATGAGGTTTCTTCATTTAAACGTTTACAAAAGGCAAAATATGATTCCCTGACGGATGCGGAGGTTACACGTAGTGTAGCTGAAGCGAAAGGTGGCCGCGCTATTATCAACATTGGAAAATATCCGCCCGCAAAATTTAAACCTGAAACATACAAGTCCGGACCAGACGTTACTGTGTACGATGAACTGATGAAGACTGTTTACAGCTTCCCTTTGGAAAAACAGATTGTTTGGGAGATCTTAGAGGAAACTAAAATGATTGGTGGATATAGATGTAACAGTGCAAAAGCCAGCTTCAACGGAAGGAATTATGTGGCGTGGTTTGCAAAGGACCTGCCTTTTAATGTAGGACCCTATGTCTTTAAGGGTTTGCCAGGGTTAATACTTGAAGTTTACGATTCGCAACGCTTCTACGTTTTTACATTAGCAGCGGTGAATAGAGTTTCAAAATCAATAGTTATACCTTCCGCAATCGGGACAACTTATGAGAAATTTTCAAGGGCTAGAGCAAACTTTTATAATGACCCTGTCGGTGTTTTTGAAAGTGCAACCCGACTAAGGATCCCGGCAAATCAACGCGAGCGAGTAAATACGATGCATAAATCTTACAATAACCAAATTTACTGA
- a CDS encoding GLPGLI family protein, whose translation MIKAVFLKFSLSLFLTVFGNLFRAQEMFSPSVLVTYEMRSVESLMENAVPEVTHYVLLANEKTAVFKAQSAFRYDSIKLINGDQRTLMASFDLEEQANIVINPKEIVYSDLVMNTEVGYREGIDFKWQIIREFGEVAGQKCQKAVTEKFGRKWTACFSAVSPFMFGPYKFNGLPGLILEVEDDENHYRFRMTGIKKIEGTFPLSRLNQVKMFSKSDYLRVKDKLESDFSLGGKIKLNPEHTRKFHAARELMLKSANPLEREP comes from the coding sequence ATGATTAAAGCCGTATTTCTAAAATTTTCCCTTTCCCTTTTCCTGACGGTGTTTGGGAACCTATTTCGGGCGCAGGAAATGTTTTCGCCGTCTGTACTGGTCACCTATGAGATGAGATCTGTAGAAAGCTTAATGGAAAATGCGGTGCCTGAAGTCACTCATTATGTATTATTGGCCAACGAAAAAACCGCAGTTTTCAAGGCACAAAGCGCATTCAGGTATGATTCCATAAAACTGATTAACGGGGATCAGAGAACGCTAATGGCCAGTTTTGATCTTGAGGAACAGGCAAATATTGTCATTAATCCTAAGGAAATTGTTTATTCGGATCTCGTCATGAATACAGAAGTAGGCTATCGGGAAGGCATTGATTTCAAGTGGCAAATTATCCGGGAGTTTGGTGAAGTTGCTGGTCAAAAATGCCAGAAAGCGGTTACGGAGAAATTTGGCCGCAAATGGACAGCATGCTTTTCAGCCGTATCGCCCTTTATGTTCGGTCCTTATAAATTCAATGGTCTTCCTGGACTGATTTTGGAGGTGGAAGACGATGAAAACCACTACCGATTTAGGATGACAGGTATTAAAAAAATTGAAGGAACCTTTCCGCTAAGCCGTTTGAATCAAGTGAAGATGTTCAGTAAAAGTGATTACTTGCGCGTGAAGGACAAGTTGGAATCAGATTTCAGCCTGGGAGGTAAGATCAAATTAAATCCGGAACATACCAGGAAATTTCACGCAGCACGTGAACTGATGCTGAAATCAGCTAATCCGCTGGAGCGCGAACCGTAG
- the rplC gene encoding 50S ribosomal protein L3, translated as MSGIIGKKVGMTSLFNEEGKNIPCTVIQAGPCSVLQVRTEETDGYVGVQLGFDDKSEKNVGKALAGHFKKAGSAPKAKLVEFHHGFDDLKVGDEVKVNLFAEGEYVDVTGTSKGKGFQGVVKRHNFGGVMQATHGQHNRLRAPGSIGAGSDPSRVFKGMRMAGRMGGKQVTVQNLQVLKVDEEQNLLVVKGAIPGAINSYVIVRRWN; from the coding sequence ATGTCAGGTATTATTGGAAAAAAAGTCGGGATGACATCCCTGTTTAACGAGGAAGGGAAGAATATCCCCTGCACCGTTATCCAGGCAGGTCCATGCTCGGTTTTACAGGTCAGAACCGAAGAAACTGATGGCTATGTAGGCGTACAGTTGGGTTTCGATGACAAGAGTGAGAAGAACGTTGGTAAAGCGTTAGCCGGCCACTTTAAAAAGGCTGGTTCTGCTCCTAAAGCTAAATTGGTTGAATTCCACCACGGATTCGACGATTTGAAAGTAGGAGATGAAGTAAAAGTAAACCTATTCGCTGAAGGTGAGTATGTGGACGTAACAGGAACTTCAAAAGGTAAAGGATTCCAGGGTGTTGTGAAAAGACACAACTTTGGAGGGGTAATGCAGGCTACACACGGCCAGCACAACAGACTTAGAGCGCCGGGTTCAATTGGTGCAGGTTCTGACCCATCCAGAGTATTCAAAGGAATGAGAATGGCCGGAAGAATGGGAGGTAAGCAGGTAACTGTTCAGAATCTTCAGGTACTTAAGGTAGATGAAGAGCAAAACCTTTTAGTTGTAAAAGGCGCTATTCCGGGAGCTATAAATTCATATGTAATTGTAAGAAGATGGAACTAG
- the rplD gene encoding 50S ribosomal protein L4 → MELVVLNNTGKETGRKIALDETVFGIEPNKHAVYLEVKQYLAAQRQGTHKSKERSEITASTKKLKKQKGSGSARYGDIKSPTFRGGGRVFGPKPRDYRFKLNKALKRLAKKSVLSQKMRDNSIRVMEDLSLNAPKTKDFVTLLNAFELNGKKSLFILPEANSNVYLSSRNLPKTKVLNYNEISSYDLMNAGEIIFFEGAVEKFQENLKK, encoded by the coding sequence ATGGAACTAGTAGTATTAAACAACACCGGTAAGGAAACCGGCAGAAAGATAGCTCTGGACGAAACAGTATTCGGTATTGAGCCTAATAAGCACGCGGTATACCTGGAAGTGAAGCAATATCTTGCTGCACAGAGACAGGGAACTCATAAATCCAAGGAAAGAAGTGAGATTACGGCTTCTACCAAGAAACTTAAGAAGCAAAAAGGTTCCGGTTCTGCAAGATATGGTGATATTAAATCCCCAACTTTCAGAGGTGGAGGTAGAGTTTTTGGTCCAAAACCAAGAGACTACAGATTCAAACTGAACAAAGCGCTTAAGAGATTGGCTAAAAAATCTGTTCTTTCTCAGAAAATGAGAGACAACAGCATCCGCGTAATGGAAGATCTAAGCCTTAACGCGCCAAAGACCAAAGACTTTGTAACACTGCTTAATGCTTTTGAACTGAACGGTAAGAAATCTCTGTTCATCCTTCCTGAAGCGAACAGCAATGTGTATCTGTCTTCCAGAAACTTGCCTAAAACTAAGGTACTGAACTATAACGAAATCAGTTCTTACGACCTTATGAATGCTGGTGAGATCATTTTCTTTGAAGGGGCAGTAGAGAAATTTCAGGAAAACCTAAAGAAATAA
- the rplW gene encoding 50S ribosomal protein L23 has translation MSIIIKPVISEKANYLTELRGDYSFLVNPKANKIQIRNAVEAAYNVKVADVRTMIYAPKVSVKNTKKGLQVGKTNKLKKAVITLAEGEVLDVFAV, from the coding sequence ATGTCTATTATAATTAAACCAGTTATTTCAGAAAAAGCCAATTACCTTACTGAGCTAAGAGGCGACTATTCTTTCCTGGTAAACCCAAAAGCGAACAAGATCCAGATCAGAAACGCAGTTGAAGCTGCTTACAACGTAAAAGTAGCCGACGTTAGAACAATGATTTATGCGCCTAAGGTTTCAGTTAAGAATACTAAGAAAGGACTTCAGGTTGGTAAGACCAACAAACTGAAGAAAGCAGTAATTACCCTTGCAGAAGGTGAAGTTCTGGATGTCTTTGCAGTATAG
- the rplB gene encoding 50S ribosomal protein L2: protein MSVRKLKPITPGQRFRVVNNFEEITTNKPEKSLTVGIKKSGGRNQTGKMTMRYTGGGHKKKYRIIDFKRNKFDVEATVKTVEYDPNRTAFIALLEYADGEKRYIIAPNGIKVDQKVISSETAEPNVGNAMKLKNIPLGTVISCIELRPGQGAVMARSAGSSAQLTSRDGKYAIVKLPSGESRMILTECFAMIGSVSNSDHQLTVSGKAGRSRWLGRRPRTRPVVMNPVDHPMGGGEGRSSGGHPRSRNGMPSKGYKTRKKNKASNRFIVSKRK from the coding sequence ATGTCTGTTAGAAAATTAAAACCTATCACCCCGGGACAGAGATTCAGAGTTGTAAACAACTTTGAGGAAATTACTACCAACAAACCAGAGAAATCTCTGACAGTTGGTATTAAAAAGTCAGGTGGACGTAACCAAACTGGTAAAATGACCATGCGTTACACCGGAGGTGGACACAAAAAGAAATACAGAATCATTGACTTCAAAAGAAACAAGTTTGATGTTGAAGCAACGGTTAAAACTGTAGAGTACGATCCAAACAGGACCGCTTTCATCGCGCTGCTGGAGTACGCGGACGGAGAGAAGAGATATATCATCGCTCCTAACGGTATTAAGGTAGACCAGAAAGTTATTTCTTCCGAAACTGCAGAGCCTAATGTAGGTAACGCGATGAAGCTGAAGAATATTCCTTTGGGTACTGTAATTTCCTGTATCGAGCTTAGGCCGGGACAGGGTGCTGTAATGGCAAGAAGTGCAGGTTCTTCTGCACAGCTAACCTCCAGAGACGGTAAATATGCGATTGTAAAGCTTCCTTCAGGTGAATCCAGAATGATCCTTACGGAATGTTTCGCAATGATTGGATCTGTTTCCAACTCCGACCACCAGCTTACCGTTTCCGGTAAGGCAGGTAGAAGCAGATGGTTAGGCAGAAGACCAAGAACCAGACCGGTAGTGATGAACCCTGTAGATCACCCAATGGGTGGTGGTGAAGGACGTTCTTCCGGAGGTCACCCAAGATCAAGAAACGGTATGCCTTCTAAAGGTTACAAAACCAGAAAGAAAAACAAAGCGTCTAACCGATTCATCGTCTCTAAAAGAAAATAA
- the rpsS gene encoding 30S ribosomal protein S19 translates to MSRSLKKGPFIHHTLDKKVQANVESGKKTVIKTWSRASMISPDFVGQTIAVHNGKSFIPVYVTENMVGHKLGEFSPTRSFRGHGGNKNKGSR, encoded by the coding sequence ATGTCAAGATCACTTAAGAAAGGACCTTTCATTCATCATACTTTAGATAAGAAGGTTCAGGCAAACGTAGAGTCTGGTAAAAAGACAGTAATCAAAACGTGGTCGAGAGCATCTATGATCTCTCCAGACTTCGTAGGACAAACCATCGCGGTACACAACGGGAAATCTTTTATCCCCGTTTATGTTACAGAAAACATGGTAGGTCATAAGTTAGGCGAATTTTCTCCGACTAGATCTTTCAGAGGTCACGGTGGTAACAAAAATAAAGGAAGCAGATAA
- the rplV gene encoding 50S ribosomal protein L22, producing the protein MGSRKQNSAIARKEAAKDVVSARLNDCPSSPRKMRLVADIIRGENVDKALYILKYSKKEASNKLEKLLLSAMANWQTKNEGADIEEANLVVKEIFVDSARQLKRLRPAPQGRGHRIRKRSNHVTIILDSKDIK; encoded by the coding sequence ATGGGATCAAGAAAGCAAAATAGCGCAATCGCCAGAAAAGAGGCCGCGAAAGATGTGGTAAGCGCACGTCTTAACGACTGCCCGTCTTCTCCTAGAAAAATGAGATTAGTTGCTGATATCATTAGAGGAGAAAATGTAGATAAAGCCCTGTATATTCTAAAATATTCAAAAAAAGAGGCCTCAAATAAATTGGAGAAACTTCTTCTTTCTGCTATGGCTAACTGGCAGACTAAAAACGAAGGAGCTGATATTGAAGAAGCCAACCTTGTTGTAAAAGAAATATTTGTTGACAGTGCAAGACAACTGAAGAGACTGAGACCGGCTCCCCAGGGAAGAGGTCACAGAATCAGAAAGAGATCAAACCACGTGACAATAATTTTAGATTCAAAAGACATTAAATAA
- the rpsC gene encoding 30S ribosomal protein S3, with the protein MGQKTNPIGNRLGIIRGWDSNWYGGNDYGDRIAEDYKIRRYLEARLSKGGVSRIYIERTLKLVTVTITTARPGLIIGKGGQEVDKLKEELKKLTGKDVQINIFEIKRPELDAVLVADSIAKQIENRISYRRAVKMAIASTMRMGAEGIKVMISGRLNGAEMARSESFKDGRIPLSTFRADIDYHIGEALTQYGKLGVKVWIMKGEVYGKRDLTPLVGQQQKKSAGGRERNDRNDRGGDRRPRRNNNNN; encoded by the coding sequence ATGGGACAGAAGACAAATCCAATTGGTAACAGACTAGGTATCATCAGAGGATGGGATTCTAACTGGTATGGTGGTAACGATTATGGAGACAGAATCGCTGAAGACTACAAGATCAGAAGATACCTTGAAGCTAGATTATCTAAAGGTGGGGTTTCAAGAATTTACATTGAAAGAACACTGAAATTAGTAACCGTAACCATCACTACTGCCAGACCGGGTTTAATTATCGGTAAAGGCGGACAGGAAGTTGATAAACTGAAGGAAGAGCTGAAGAAACTTACAGGTAAGGATGTTCAGATCAATATCTTCGAAATCAAAAGACCTGAGCTTGATGCCGTTTTGGTTGCAGACAGTATTGCAAAACAGATCGAGAACCGTATCTCCTACAGAAGAGCTGTGAAAATGGCTATCGCTTCTACAATGAGAATGGGTGCCGAAGGTATAAAAGTAATGATCTCCGGACGTTTGAACGGAGCTGAGATGGCAAGAAGCGAATCTTTCAAGGACGGAAGAATCCCATTGTCTACCTTCAGAGCAGATATCGATTATCACATAGGCGAAGCCCTTACACAATATGGTAAACTTGGTGTGAAAGTTTGGATTATGAAAGGTGAGGTTTACGGTAAAAGAGACCTTACTCCACTCGTAGGACAGCAGCAGAAGAAATCGGCCGGCGGCAGGGAAAGAAATGACAGGAATGACCGTGGCGGAGACAGAAGACCAAGAAGAAACAATAACAATAATTAA